The nucleotide sequence AAgtatgattgaaatttgaaaataaaaattcgttctaCGAGTAATtcacttggtaaaattttgcatatttttgaaatgatttaaaaGCCTTAAGCAGATTTTAATAActaatttccgaaaaaaaaaataattttgattgcgGGTCCAATTTGAGATCGCGTGACAGAGGTCACCCCATACTTTATACTcgtaattacctacctaatgattcttttcattttcaatcaaccCATCATTGAAGATGTGGAAAGTTTTGGAACATCCTTTGTaagacaaaaataaaattacaccagAACCTACCAGATTGAAGTATGACAACATTTCAGAATAAATTATACgacgaaatttttgaagtatttggTGACAGCGATCGATATGCAGATCACGATGATATCAAACGATTACCCTACCTTGATCAGGTATTGAAAGAAACATTACGAAGATTCACTTTAGTTCCGGTTATATTCAGAGATGTAGAAGAAGAtggaaaaataggtaggtaaaaattaTGTCACAgaaaaaagagtaggtataccaatacctgagtaggtacctatgtatttaaaaattcaacgaatcTTGATGTCTATTGGCAAAAATATcggtgtataattttttttatttcatttttacatcaatAGGTCATCGAGTATTCCCAGCTGGCACTACTCTTGCAATATCTCTCATAGGTGTTCATTTTAATCCAGACTATTACCCAAATCCATTCGAATTTAatccagaaaatttcaatcccgAACTTGTTGAGAAACGTCATAAACTCACATTTTTACCTTTCAGCGTTGGAGCAAGGAATTGTATCGGTtagtatagataggtacctatagatactTGCACCTAGTTAAAATTCTAGTCAAGATTCatttaattattataattatggTGAGAGGTAGGTACGGTTGAAGCAGAtatctaaataaatttttaataatctctCAGGACAAAATTATGCTATGTTGGAAATGAAATTGACGTTGATCGCATTGCTGAGACATTTTAGCTTCCATACAACAGTCAAAATGGAAGATGTAAAGATGAACATGGGTTTCTTGACGACGAGTCCCGATGGATACAAAATTTCTATTAAACATAGGATCAAAAAACCGTCGTATTTACAGTAATTTTATCATTGATGCCGTTTCACTCAAATGTAGGTATTATCTACATTTTATAAGGATGGCTTCTACTTTGTAAACTTTTAGcgattcaaataatttttaaaacctatGCAATGTATTGCTACTATATACGATGACGATTTTTTATtgttaagtacatacataggtatttaattttttatatcttcAACGTGTAATCGTGAGTAGTAAATCCAATTTATACATAAGTGGGTGTAGAATGAGGGAAACATTATCATGTGATCAGAAAGCAGCGAATTTTCCTATGTAGTAGATTGTATACCTAATGTTTGCAAAATGTACGCTAATCTCATAAGTaatctaagtaggtactttcgtAAAGGTAATAATCacttaaaattcattttttattggccGAATCTTTCctttttacaataattatacCTACGACTTAATCTTATCTACGAACCAACAAAGCACTTGttcgaaaataataaattcgcAATATGAATTCTGTGATCTGCTAATTTCAAATATTGTGTTGATAAGTTTTGGATGGagtcgttttttaaaaacagaaagtttattttaaaaaagtccatACAATTTCTCAATGGATCTTTTACTGTATGCACTAGTGGGGATCGCTATAATTTTTATATCGCTAAATATTTTTGTTCGGAGTTTTCAAAGAGATTCCAGATTGGTTGAATTTGCTGACACACTCCCAGGTCCTCGGACAGTTCCGTTTTTAGGAAGTTATAAGAGTTTTTACTTCGGAGAAGGTATTCCATATCCGTTTCTTATACTTGATACGTaatagttgaaaattaataGACTTTTGAGGAATAGGTATACATTCTAAGTAGATTACACATTGAAGgtctaaatttattttcatgctGACAGATTCTTTAAAAACGACAGTCGATTTCCTCCGAAAGTATGGACACGTCTATAAATTATGGTTCGGTAAACATCTCGTGGTAGGATTATCGAATGTTGAGGATTTAGAGGTAACCTATAAGTAGTCTATTTAACAGACATATGTGATTGgatgtacctaattaaaattgaaagcaTCTAAACACAAATAAATACTCAAATATTAAGTGCACGAAtgccaaatgaattttttagacTGTTTTCATGAGTTCAAAAATGGTGGCGAAGCCTAAAATGTTCCAGCCCTATCATGATATTTGGGGAGATGGTTTATTTACCGCTTCTGGTAAGTTTCTACATAATATATGAACACTTTATTTTCTGTAAATGTGCATGGACCACGTAGAACAATTATAATTACTAAGTGCATAAgtattcgttttaaaaaaaattgtcaagttggtcataaaaattatgatgaCTTACAGTGAATCTTTGGAGAAAAAATCGGAGAAGATTTTATTGTGCCTTCGCCAATGATCGATTCGATATTTATACTACCCAAATCAATGATGTAACTCGCAATGCAATTAGTAAAATGCAAAGTTTAATTAATGAACGAGAATTTAACGCTtgggatttttttgtttatttatctTTCAACGTAATTACAAGTAAGCACCTACGCTACGGCGCGACGTGGGATTCTTCTATTCTTTAACTTGAAAAGGCTACCTGCGTGTGCCTACATTTTGTGATTCCCGGTTCTTTACTGCACTGAAGCCGTTGAATACCCATTGATTTGTTTAATGCAGGGACGATGCTGGATGTGAAAGAAGATTTCTGGGATTCTGAAACagtaacaaaatttcatcaaagtttgTCAaagtaagatgatttttttttgaaagcggTCAGTAAAgtattttcttggttttttgcctttaaaaaaactcaaatttgatttataaaaattttagagCGCAGCAAATCAGTTTTGAAAGAATGTGTGTCCCATGGTTTCATATAAAATTTATTGATGACTTGTTTTATCGCAGACAACTCGATGGTATAattgattcaatatttcagttttcaagaaAAGTAATTTACACTtgtcatacctacctataacaatTCCTTCCTAATACGTCTTATTGATCACAGTATTTATTTACTTAACtacttacgtacctattttAGATTTCTACAATTGTGCTGAGGCATTCATTaacaattcaaatttaatttacttATACCTAAGcgtataagtatacctacctgtttATACGATCGAGAATCAATAAtaccgttttttaaaaataataacagGTCGTAAATTATgagaaatatggaaaaaatgcTAACTTTCAAACAGATTCAGTGAGATCATTTGTAGAAATTGTTCGTGAATTACTGAGCGTCAGCAAAggatgtgatgaaaaaattgcatgcgATGAAATATACACGGTAATATCTGGGGTACGTATTGATTAAATAAGCTTTCATCACTCATAATTTCaattaggtagataggtaagtaggaACGATAGAAAAAGTACTCATTTCTACAATTTGTTATTTTATGCAAGGCATGCGCATTGTAAAACTTTTAGGATTGtttcatatcattttttaaactttaaatttttagccCATGTTAAGCTCTTTTTATTTTGTATCCaacccaaaaatttccaaaatcgtattaggtatttttgaaacagattataggtacctatacctacttacaagaaATAGCACCGATTCACCAAATTACTTTAGTTTCTACGGGATGCCTATTAATACGATATCTACATAATGTTACAGGGTACAAATACAAATGCCAGCGTTATTTCCTTTTTCCTGATCGCCATTGCTATTCATCAAGATATACAGGTTGGAGTAGGGTTAAATATCTTTATTCGTTTAACCTAAGATAGCAATGGAAATGTTTTGATAATGGGATCAATTTTACAGGATAAATTGTACCATGAACTTTACGATGTATTCGGTGATGATGATCGTGATGGCAACCAAGAAGATATAAGACAGTTACCATACCTGGACCAAGTGTTGAAAGAATCTTTACGGAGGTTCACTATTGCACCTTTTATACTTAGAGAAGTTCAGGATGACAGTAAAATAGGTAGGTGGGTAATATTTATATTTACAACGCTACCTTGATAAATGGCATGCTGAGCGGTTCCGCATTTAAATGAATTACATATACCGATTATGGAAATAATGCCAATGTTTTAGGTACGTAAAAACTAGCGTATGAGGTAGACACGAACAGTCGGGATTTTGATGATAGATCTCCTGTATGCTGAACGAGCTGAACGTTCTACAAAAATGCGCAAGACTTCTTTTTTTGTTCTTGCAGGTGACCGCATATTTCCAGCAGGTACCGCAATTTTAATCTCTATTGGAGCTGTTCACTTTAATCCAGAATATTACCCTAACCCTATGGAATTTAATCCTGACCATTTTAGTCCTGAAGCTGTTGGAAAACGCCATAAACTTACATTTATACCATTCAGTGCCGCTTCTCGAAACTGCATTGGTAGGTTGCGAATAACATCAGACATAACACGAATAACAAAATTCCTGAAAAGTagatatacctaggtacctaattcgtTTGAagttgatgacatttttttcatattccagGACAAAATTTTGCTATGCTGGAATTCAAATTGATACTGAGTTCTTTGCTGcggaatttcagttttcatacAACGATGAAAATGGAAGATATTAAATTAAACATGGGCTCTGTGACACATTGCAGAAATAACCTTAATTTGTCGATTAAAACTCGAACAAGAAAAACGTTTTATCAACAATAATACCTACCTTAATGCATAATATTACGCTTCGGTTGtaaccttacctacctacctacctatctatctttTATGATTAATTGATcatgttttacattttttgagtttatcattattttcttgagataagtaaatattttcacGCGGTAAAACAATGTCTTGAATTGATATTATCCTTAGCAGCAAAcgttaaacttgaaaaattccgcATGCAATGAATTATCGTTTGCGTGTATTTTCGTTGATAAATAGCTAATAGTGAATGATATGGGATGTGTACCTATGTTTTAAATGTACCTAAATGTTCAATaaatatatgtatattgtataggtaTCATTTTCTTATTGCAATCGGATTGGATTAATTTACTAACAAATGACTAAAAGATTGAGATAGAAGTTATTTACTTACGAGCTCATAAATGCTCAATCTAAACATTATTAAACCTACTTCTAATGTGTTGTTTTATGTAATCTTTTTGTAAAAGGTAAGTGAGaacttttttaaataggtacttatacctacgtattgtgatacttttgtagatttttttaaaattgaaaataagcatatctactcgtacctatatgtacctatgtattatcgACGCatataattacctacctacagtcCTACAccttgatgtttttgaaaataactacTCTCCATTCATTTCAGATGTTGGTATCCCcgaatttattcagtttttacTTTACAATTACACTGTTAGTTATTTTGATTGTATTTATTCTTAAATACTTTATCAAAATATACCGAAGAGATCCACGTTTGGTACAATTTGCTGAAACAATACCGGGTCCTCCAGAATCTTCTATATTCGGTAGTTTCGCAGATTTCGTCTATGGAGAAGGTTTATATTCCAATAATtactgtttttttctctcattctcggataaaattttaaataggtattatttttaaaaaaatactaattatgTGGTTTTCATTAAGATTCTCTCAAAAAAGCTGCgagatatttcgaaaaatatggACACATATATAAATTGTGGTTTGGTAAACATCTCGTCGTTGGGTTATCAAAACTGGAAGATTTAGAAGTAAGAGTGCATTTtattcagtacctacctatgtaagaTAAGCGGAGAAATAAAACACTAATAAATTCAACGATAACTGCAGGTGGTTTTTATGTGTTCCAAAATGCTAGG is from Planococcus citri chromosome 1, ihPlaCitr1.1, whole genome shotgun sequence and encodes:
- the LOC135832438 gene encoding cytochrome P450 4C1-like isoform X1, with translation MDLLLYALVGIAIIFISLNIFVRSFQRDSRLVEFADTLPGPRTVPFLGSYKSFYFGEDSLKTTVDFLRKYGHVYKLWFGKHLVVGLSNVEDLETVFMSSKMVAKPKMFQPYHDIWGDGLFTASVNLWRKNRRRFYCAFANDRFDIYTTQINDVTRNAISKMQSLINEREFNAWDFFVYLSFNVITRTMLDVKEDFWDSETVTKFHQSLSKAQQISFERMCVPWFHIKFIDDLFYRRQLDGIIDSIFQFSRKVVNYEKYGKNANFQTDSVRSFVEIVRELLSVSKGCDEKIACDEIYTVISGGTNTNASVISFFLIAIAIHQDIQDKLYHELYDVFGDDDRDGNQEDIRQLPYLDQVLKESLRRFTIAPFILREVQDDSKIGDRIFPAGTAILISIGAVHFNPEYYPNPMEFNPDHFSPEAVGKRHKLTFIPFSAASRNCIGQNFAMLEFKLILSSLLRNFSFHTTMKMEDIKLNMGSVTHCRNNLNLSIKTRTRKTFYQQ
- the LOC135832438 gene encoding cytochrome P450 4g15-like isoform X2; translated protein: MDLLLYALVGIAIIFISLNIFVRSFQRDSRLVEFADTLPGPRTVPFLGSYKSFYFGEDSLKTTVDFLRKYGHVYKLWFGKHLVVGLSNVEDLETVFMSSKMVAKPKMFQPYHDIWGDGLFTASVNLWRKNRRRFYCAFANDRFDIYTTQINDVTRNAISKMQSLINEREFNAWDFFVYLSFNVITRTMLDVKEDFWDSETVTKFHQSLSKAQQISFERMCVPWFHIKFIDDLFYRRQLDGIIDSIFQFSRKVVNYEKYGKNANFQTDSVRSFVEIVRELLSVSKGCDEKIACDEIYTVISGGTNTNASVISFFLIAIAIHQDIQDKLYHELYDVFGDDDRDGNQEDIRQLPYLDQVLKESLRRFTIAPFILREVQDDSKIGT